In Elaeis guineensis isolate ETL-2024a chromosome 1, EG11, whole genome shotgun sequence, a genomic segment contains:
- the LOC105039300 gene encoding uncharacterized protein, with protein MAYVDHAFSISDEDIMMESPNVVQNRPPIKEIGLAVSLLVFGSLGIVIGAVMACNRVGGDRAHGVSFAILGSILFIPGFYYTRIAYYAYKGYKGFSFANIPDV; from the exons ATGGCGTACGTCGACCACGCCTTCTCCATCTCGGACGAGGACATCATGATGGAATCCCCCAATGTCGTCCAGAACCGGCCGCCCATCAAGGAGATAGGCCTTGCAGTCTCCCTCCTCGTCTTCGGTTCCCTCGGCATCGTCATCGGCGCCGTCATGGCCTGCAACCGAGTCGGCGGTGACCGGGCCCACG GAGTTTCCTTTGCGATTTTGGGGTCGATACTTTTCATTCCGGGATTCTATTACACGAGGATCGCGTATTATGCTTACAAGGGATACAAAGGCTTCTCTTTTGCAAACATTCCGGACGTCTGA